From one Thermomicrobiales bacterium genomic stretch:
- a CDS encoding ImuA family protein, translating to MPSHSVSPAIAELRERIAHLEGPGGRARSVLPFGLKDIDRRLPGGGLGLGCLHEVAGGGNGAVDGAAAALFTAGIAARTKGKVLWVVTRPDLFAPAIAQAGLAPDRVIHVEAGDEKALLACFEEGLRHGGLGAVVAETARLSMPASRRLQLAAESSNTIGLALRRWRRQTEAGDFGQPTASVSRWRVSVLPSRPLPVPGLGRARWLVELIRCRAGESADFEVEACDDTGRLALPSEVADRSPQKEIGRRIASG from the coding sequence GTCAGTCCCGCTATTGCCGAGCTTCGAGAGCGCATCGCGCATCTCGAAGGTCCGGGGGGACGTGCGCGCTCGGTTCTGCCCTTCGGCCTGAAAGACATCGACCGAAGGCTTCCGGGAGGAGGGCTGGGGCTTGGCTGTCTGCATGAGGTGGCGGGCGGCGGCAATGGCGCCGTGGATGGGGCTGCGGCCGCGCTGTTTACGGCCGGGATCGCGGCGCGCACCAAGGGCAAGGTGCTCTGGGTGGTCACGCGGCCCGATCTCTTCGCACCGGCGATCGCCCAGGCCGGACTTGCGCCCGACCGGGTGATCCATGTCGAGGCCGGCGACGAGAAGGCGTTGCTCGCCTGTTTCGAGGAAGGGTTGCGTCATGGCGGGCTTGGCGCTGTCGTCGCCGAAACCGCGCGCCTGTCGATGCCCGCCTCGCGCCGCCTTCAGCTCGCGGCCGAGAGCTCCAACACGATCGGTCTGGCGCTGCGCCGGTGGCGCCGGCAGACCGAGGCCGGGGATTTCGGGCAACCAACGGCGAGCGTCAGCCGCTGGCGGGTGTCCGTCCTGCCGTCGCGGCCCTTGCCGGTGCCCGGTTTGGGCCGCGCCCGCTGGCTGGTCGAGCTCATCCGGTGCCGCGCCGGCGAAAGTGCAGATTTTGAAGTGGAGGCATGCGATGACACGGGTCGTCTCGCTCTTCCTTCCGAGGTGGCCGACAGATCGCCTCAGAAGGAAATCGGGCGACGCATCGCCTCCGGATGA
- a CDS encoding DNA polymerase Y family protein: MTRVVSLFLPRWPTDRLRRKSGDASPPDDAPLVMAGRTGRRRLITALDANAEGLGVRIGMAVTKAQALVPGLIIADSDPAAETEGLTKLALWALQRISPVVMADPPDGLVIDTTGADHLHGGEAAMLADMIKRFAASGVEARAAVADTWGAAHAAARFIARPAIIVPPGEGEAMLRTLPLQALRLDPGPVSGLRTLGFETVGELLDQPRAPLALRFGPEIGRRLDQALGRIAEPVDPVRSPELIEARKVFGEPIGAAETIARYIAKLVDALCVELEKAGRGARRLDLLFHRVDNTMQFIRIGMAQPVRDPKRLTRLFRDKLETVDPGFGIEIMVLIAIQTEPVREKQTISSLVEEPEPDVSDLVDVLANRVGENRLCRFVPVQSDVPERSVARIPPLAPETGLTWEGDWPRPPRLLPRPEPVETMALLPDHPPVWFTWRGVRRRVRRADGPERIRGEWWKRDAELTTVRDYFRVEDETGERYWLFRSGDGEHEDSGSQRWFLHGIFG, from the coding sequence ATGACACGGGTCGTCTCGCTCTTCCTTCCGAGGTGGCCGACAGATCGCCTCAGAAGGAAATCGGGCGACGCATCGCCTCCGGATGATGCGCCGCTCGTCATGGCGGGACGGACCGGCCGCCGCCGACTGATCACCGCGCTCGATGCCAATGCCGAAGGGCTTGGCGTGCGGATCGGCATGGCCGTCACCAAGGCGCAAGCCCTGGTGCCGGGACTGATCATTGCCGATTCCGATCCCGCCGCGGAGACCGAGGGCCTGACCAAGCTGGCGCTCTGGGCGCTGCAGCGGATTTCGCCCGTGGTGATGGCCGATCCGCCCGATGGGCTGGTGATCGATACGACCGGCGCCGATCATCTGCATGGCGGCGAGGCGGCCATGCTTGCCGATATGATCAAGCGTTTTGCCGCCTCCGGCGTTGAGGCGCGCGCGGCAGTCGCCGATACCTGGGGCGCGGCCCATGCCGCGGCGCGGTTTATCGCGCGGCCAGCCATCATCGTTCCGCCCGGCGAGGGCGAGGCGATGCTTCGGACCCTGCCGCTGCAGGCGCTCCGCCTCGATCCCGGGCCGGTGTCCGGCCTGCGCACCCTCGGGTTCGAGACGGTGGGCGAGCTCCTCGATCAGCCGCGCGCGCCTCTGGCGCTGCGGTTCGGCCCGGAGATCGGGCGAAGGCTGGACCAGGCGCTTGGCCGGATCGCGGAACCCGTCGATCCCGTCCGGTCGCCCGAGCTGATCGAAGCGCGCAAGGTTTTTGGGGAGCCGATCGGCGCCGCCGAAACCATCGCGCGCTATATCGCAAAACTGGTCGATGCCCTTTGCGTCGAACTCGAGAAAGCCGGGCGTGGCGCGCGGCGACTCGATCTCCTGTTTCACCGGGTCGATAACACCATGCAATTCATCCGGATCGGCATGGCACAGCCGGTGCGCGATCCCAAACGCCTGACCCGGCTCTTCCGAGACAAGCTGGAAACCGTCGATCCGGGGTTCGGGATCGAGATCATGGTGCTGATCGCCATCCAGACCGAGCCGGTGCGCGAGAAGCAGACGATCTCATCCCTTGTCGAGGAACCCGAACCCGATGTCTCCGACCTCGTCGACGTGCTCGCCAACCGGGTTGGAGAAAACCGGCTCTGCCGCTTCGTGCCGGTCCAAAGCGATGTGCCCGAGCGATCCGTCGCGCGCATCCCGCCGCTGGCGCCGGAGACCGGGCTGACCTGGGAGGGCGACTGGCCGCGTCCGCCGCGGCTCCTGCCCCGGCCCGAGCCCGTCGAGACCATGGCGCTCTTGCCCGACCATCCGCCCGTCTGGTTCACCTGGCGCGGCGTGCGCCGCCGCGTCCGCCGCGCCGACGGTCCGGAACGCATCCGCGGCGAGTGGTGGAAACGCGATGCCGAGCTGACAACCGTGCGGGATTATTTCCGGGTCGAGGACGAGACCGGCGAGCGCTACTGGCTTTTCCGGTCGGGCGACGGCGAGCATGAGGACAGCGGCTCGCAACGCTGGTTTCTGCACGGGATCTTTGGATGA